The following proteins come from a genomic window of Carassius gibelio isolate Cgi1373 ecotype wild population from Czech Republic chromosome B8, carGib1.2-hapl.c, whole genome shotgun sequence:
- the LOC127963103 gene encoding small integral membrane protein 1-like, producing the protein MESNEASVQYNCWNEDNMNMQVLHSQSRLIDLYNRLCIERLGIVMKVAVSLAVMVVIYIIGYITGYYVHRC; encoded by the exons ATGGAGTCCAATGAGGCCAGTGTTCAATACAACTGCTGGAATGAAGACAACATGAACATGCAAGTGCTGCATTCACAGTCCAGACTGATTGA TCTCTATAACAGACTGTGCATCGAACGTCTTGGCATTGTAATGAAAGTGGCGGTGTCTTTGGCTGTGATGGTAGTTATATACATTATTGGATACATCACAGGATACTACGTTCACCGATGCTGA
- the LOC127963558 gene encoding mitotic spindle assembly checkpoint protein MAD2B-like isoform X1, with the protein MATLTRQDLNFGQVVADILCEFLEVAIHLILYVREIYPSGIFEKRKKYNVPVQMSCHPELNQYIQDTLHCVKPLIEKNEAEKVVLVIMDKEHHPVERFVFEISQPPLLSISSETLLSHVEQLLRAMILKISVCDAVLDNNPPGCTFTLLVHTREAATRNMEKVQVIKDFPWIVADEQEVHMEEAKLIPLKTMTSNILKMQLYVEERTQKNVCSANT; encoded by the exons ATGGCCACTCTGACGAGGCAGGACCTTAATTTTGGCCAAG TTGTTGCTGACATTCTGTGTGAGTTTTTGGAAGTGGCCATTCACCTCATCCTATATGTCCGAGAGATCTATCCATCTGGTATTTTTGAGAAAAGGAAGAAATACAACGTACCTGTGCAG ATGTCATGTCATCCTGAGTTAAATCAGTACATTCAAGACACACTCCATTGTGTCAAGCCACTGATAGAGAAG AATGAGGCTGAGAAGGTTGTATTGGTGATCATGGATAAAGAGCATCATCCAGTGGAGAGATTTGTGTTTGAGATCTCACAGCCTCCGCTGCTGTCCATCAG CTCAGAGACTCTGCTGTCTCATGTGGAGCAGCTGCTGAGAGCGATGATCTTAAAAATCAGCGTATGTGATGCTGTTCTAGACAATAATCCTCCAG GATGCACATTCACATTGCTGGTACACACCAGGGAAGCTGCCACAAGAAACATGGAGAAAGTTCAGGTCATCAAG GATTTTCCGTGGATTGTAGCAGATGAGCAGGAAGTTCACATGGAAGAGGCGAAACTCATTCCTCTTAAAACGATGACTTCTAATATTCTCAAG ATGCAGCTCTATGTAGAAGAAAGAACACAGAAAAATGTATGCTCTGCAAACACATGA
- the LOC127963558 gene encoding mitotic spindle assembly checkpoint protein MAD2B-like isoform X2 — MATLTRQDLNFGQVVADILCEFLEVAIHLILYVREIYPSGIFEKRKKYNVPVQMSCHPELNQYIQDTLHCVKPLIEKNEAEKVVLVIMDKEHHPVERFVFEISQPPLLSISSETLLSHVEQLLRAMILKISVCDAVLDNNPPGCTFTLLVHTREAATRNMEKVQVIKFTLLTGYLSELLENLKTTTLFSDVPQKDTLHANLM, encoded by the exons ATGGCCACTCTGACGAGGCAGGACCTTAATTTTGGCCAAG TTGTTGCTGACATTCTGTGTGAGTTTTTGGAAGTGGCCATTCACCTCATCCTATATGTCCGAGAGATCTATCCATCTGGTATTTTTGAGAAAAGGAAGAAATACAACGTACCTGTGCAG ATGTCATGTCATCCTGAGTTAAATCAGTACATTCAAGACACACTCCATTGTGTCAAGCCACTGATAGAGAAG AATGAGGCTGAGAAGGTTGTATTGGTGATCATGGATAAAGAGCATCATCCAGTGGAGAGATTTGTGTTTGAGATCTCACAGCCTCCGCTGCTGTCCATCAG CTCAGAGACTCTGCTGTCTCATGTGGAGCAGCTGCTGAGAGCGATGATCTTAAAAATCAGCGTATGTGATGCTGTTCTAGACAATAATCCTCCAG GATGCACATTCACATTGCTGGTACACACCAGGGAAGCTGCCACAAGAAACATGGAGAAAGTTCAGGTCATCAAG TTCACTCTGTTGACTGGATATCTAAGTGAACTGCTGGAAAACCTAAAAACAACGACGTTATTCTCAGATGTCCCACAAAAAGACACTCTACATGCAAACCTGATGTGA